Proteins encoded by one window of Streptomyces sp. LX-29:
- a CDS encoding antibiotic biosynthesis monooxygenase: MFAVIYRWRLRPGKEEQFVDGWHRVTRAIHAQCGSYGSRLHQADDGTWAAYARWPDAETRERCSTPDPEGLALMRDAVEEYFPETRLRIVDDLLAEPAPGIG; the protein is encoded by the coding sequence ATGTTCGCAGTGATCTACCGGTGGCGGCTGCGCCCGGGCAAGGAGGAGCAGTTCGTCGACGGGTGGCACCGGGTGACCCGGGCGATCCACGCCCAGTGCGGCAGCTACGGGTCGCGCCTGCACCAGGCGGACGACGGCACCTGGGCCGCCTACGCCCGCTGGCCCGACGCCGAGACGCGGGAGCGCTGCTCGACCCCCGACCCGGAGGGCCTGGCGCTGATGCGCGACGCGGTCGAGGAGTACTTTCCGGAGACCCGGCTGCGGATCGTCGACGACCTCCTCGCCG
- a CDS encoding cupin domain-containing protein produces the protein MNTQKTFAPILTRAADAETTSDPSSVMTLLADFGTAGSPITSYRSTFAKGAVGAPAHFHTRASEMFFVIGGSLEVLLDEELTVLEAGDFLLVPPHTPHAFAAAPGAEADVLFVFTPGMPRFDYLRLLGRVMRGEASPQEIKDSSELYDNHYVDSPVWQRALAERA, from the coding sequence ATGAACACGCAGAAGACCTTCGCCCCGATCCTGACCCGCGCCGCTGACGCCGAGACCACGAGCGACCCGAGCAGCGTGATGACTCTGCTGGCCGACTTCGGAACCGCCGGCAGCCCGATCACCAGCTACCGTTCCACCTTCGCGAAGGGCGCGGTCGGTGCGCCGGCGCACTTCCACACCCGGGCCTCGGAGATGTTCTTCGTGATCGGCGGCTCGCTCGAGGTGCTGCTCGACGAGGAGCTGACAGTCCTGGAAGCGGGTGACTTCCTGCTCGTTCCGCCGCACACCCCGCACGCCTTCGCGGCGGCCCCCGGCGCCGAGGCCGACGTCCTCTTCGTCTTCACCCCGGGCATGCCCCGCTTCGACTATCTGCGGCTGCTCGGCCGGGTGATGCGCGGTGAGGCGAGCCCGCAGGAGATCAAGGACTCCTCGGAGCTCTACGACAACCACTACGTCGACAGCCCCGTCTGGCAGCGCGCCCTCGCCGAGCGCGCCTGA